From the Kogia breviceps isolate mKogBre1 chromosome 10, mKogBre1 haplotype 1, whole genome shotgun sequence genome, the window TCTACAAGCTGAGAATAGCCCCCAGGAAAACGGCTCCCTCGCCGCCTCCCGCCTGCCTGAAATGAAACAGAAGCTGCTGCACTCCCACTTACAGAAGGTCTCCTGGCCCACGCGCACTTTAATCATGATCCACTCCATCGTTCCTCCCAGGACAAAAAAAAAGGGCAGGAACCTGTAGACGCCGAGTCGCTGCTTCCCGGGCACCCGCTGCAGAACCCGCCTCACCTGGGCCCTGGAAAACATGCCGGACCGCTGTTGTGGAGAAGGGTACGGCGGAACGAAGAGCGACGGGAGCTGTCCCAGCCCCTGGACTGGTGCTCCCGGATGAAGCCGAAGCCGTCCTGCCCGTCCTTGCTGAGTCCGGCGGCCAGGTGGCTGTGCGATCCCGGTCCTGGGCCACCTCCAAGGAGGTGAGGAGCGGAACCGGTAAGGAGCAGCGCTGAGCTCGGGACCCAGAATGTGGAGCGGCTCCACCAATCTGAGTGCGGTGGGCTGCGTTGGCCTGCCAATCAGAATGCGGCGGAGTGCGCGTGCTCTGTAAGGCCTAGACCAGCTGGTGCAGACACCTCTGCTCCAGAGGCAGTGCGGGCCAAGGGGCGGGGCCTCACACGTGGCGTCGGTCCGGCCCCGCCTCCCGGCCTCCCCTGTGCAAGCTGGTATTCGGAGTTGGCTGCCGCGCCCCCTACTCTGCCACCGCCATCTTTTTAAAGTCCTAGAAGTGATGACCCTGTATGATGGGACTACTAAACGGGTAGTGCACCATGTTCTTAAATGCAGTTACACAACACCTTTCATTTATTTCGAGATCGAGACTTATGCCTAGGCTTCTAAAAATAACAGGATTTGACTTGCATTGTTGAAAGCTAACTCATTATCACAAGAAAAGTCTAAATAAGCATTTGAGACAAACAAccataaaattaagaaaagctaTCCTGTATGGGGCACTTTCCGTTATTCCAGGACTATTAGACAATCTAAGAAAGTCAAATGAAAACTTAGAACCAATAAGAGAGTTTGGTAATGTGgacacaaaatatacaaaaagagagaagagagatcaAGCAGCGCCTCTGAAAAGGGTAGTAGGGTCCGCCGCTGAGCTGCCAGGCCCAAGCTGCTGCCTGGATAACCTGCCTTCTCCCGGAGCCAACCCCACCCAACCACGCACACACAACTGGCTTGGTGCTCACTCTGGCTTCCCTTGGTGGCTCTGCTGG encodes:
- the UQCC5 gene encoding ubiquinol-cytochrome c reductase complex assembly factor 5; translated protein: MFSRAQVRRVLQRVPGKQRLGVYRFLPFFFVLGGTMEWIMIKVRVGQETFYDVYRRKASERQYQRRLEDASETELQQSIK